Part of the Caulobacter sp. SL161 genome is shown below.
GCAAGCTGCCCTTCCGACTGGCCGGCGGCTTTGTGTCGGACCTCCACGCCCGCGACCTTCGCGGCCATGATGCGCTGTCGCTTTGGGCCCTGGCCCATCGCCTCGAACTGAAGAGCGCCCTGGACGTGGCCCGCAAGCGGCGCACGCCCGTGGTGGTCACCGCCGATATTCGCGCCCACGGGGTGCCGTCGGTGGGGATGGAGGTGCTGTTCGCCCCGCTGCAGGGCGCCAGCGGCGAGACCGACCGGTTCCTGGGTCTCTACCAGCCGATCGCCATGACGGCCCGCCTGATGGGCCGTCCCGCCTATGAGCTGGGCCTGCGGGAGATCAAGCCGCTGGGCGACGGCAACCAGGACATGCCGCGCCTGCGCCTGGCCACCCTGGACGGTCGTCGGATCGCTTAACGCCCCGCCGCATCCAGCCTCGCCCAGACGTCGTCCGGCAAATCCAGCCGGGCCGCCCCCATCAGGTCGTCGAGTTGTTCGACCGTCGTCGCGCTGGCGATCGGCGCAGTGATCGACGGATGGCGCATGATCCAGGCGAGCGCCACCTGAGCTGGCGAGGCGGCGACCGCTGCGGCGGCCTCGTCCAAGGCCGCTAGCACCGCCCGCCCCTTGTCGTTCCAGTAGTCGCGCAGGATGGTCCGGCCTCTCGCCCGCCCCTCCAGGTCGCCCTCGCTGCGGTACTTCCCGGTCAAGAACCCGGCGGCCAGGCCGTAGTAGGGGATGATCCCCAGCCCCTCGGCGTTGGCCAGCTCGGCCAGGGCGCCCTCGACCTGGTCGCGGTCCACGAGATTGAACTTTGGCTGGATCGTCTCGTAGCGCGCCAATCCGCTCGCCGAGGAAACCTCCAGGCTGGCCTTCAGACGTGCCGGCGAGACGTTGGACGCGCCGACCGCGCGAACCTTGCCCGCCCTGACCAGACGATCGAACGCGCTCAGCGTCTCGTCCTGCGGCGTCTCGGCGTCATCCTGGTGGGACTGATAAAGATCGATATAGTCGGTCTGAAGACGGCGCAGCGACTCCTCGACGGCCGCCTCGATGTTCGCCGCCGACAGACCGGGCCGCTTGGGC
Proteins encoded:
- a CDS encoding PAS domain-containing protein, with amino-acid sequence MFHPSTERLIDYWRAKKGQAALPRRADIDPGEFLELLPQVFVLGREGGKLPFRLAGGFVSDLHARDLRGHDALSLWALAHRLELKSALDVARKRRTPVVVTADIRAHGVPSVGMEVLFAPLQGASGETDRFLGLYQPIAMTARLMGRPAYELGLREIKPLGDGNQDMPRLRLATLDGRRIA
- a CDS encoding aldo/keto reductase, producing MRHRPLGRSGLSTAPLIFGGNVFGWTADEAMSHRLLDAFVDAGFNAVDTADVYSAWVPGHAGGESEAVIGRWLKASGKRDQILILTKVAMWPKRPGLSAANIEAAVEESLRRLQTDYIDLYQSHQDDAETPQDETLSAFDRLVRAGKVRAVGASNVSPARLKASLEVSSASGLARYETIQPKFNLVDRDQVEGALAELANAEGLGIIPYYGLAAGFLTGKYRSEGDLEGRARGRTILRDYWNDKGRAVLAALDEAAAAVAASPAQVALAWIMRHPSITAPIASATTVEQLDDLMGAARLDLPDDVWARLDAAGR